The Geomonas ferrireducens genome includes a window with the following:
- a CDS encoding amidohydrolase — MKGPDLIIYNGRISTLDAQRPEVSAVAISDGKVEGLGGEELIADADEHTQRIDAAGRRIIPGLNDSHIHVIRGGLNFNMELRWDGVPSLALALEMLKEQARRTPPPQWVRVIGGWTEFQFKERRMPTLEELNLAAPDTPVFVLHLYDRALVNRAALHVLGYGKDTPDPPGGVIERDRNGNPTGLLIAKPNAMLLYASLAKGPKLAFEDQMNSTRHFLRELNRLGLTSAIDAGGGFQNYPDDYRVINELADRGELPLRIAYNLFTQHPKGELADFSEWVTMTGPGQGDDFLRMNGAGEMLVFSAADFEDFLEPRPDLPSDMEGELVQVVRLLVEKRWPFRLHATYDESITRFLDVFEAVHRVVPFAGLRWFFDHAETISARNLERVAALGGGIATQNRMAFQGEYFLERYGERLTSHAPPIRSMLEMGIPVGAGTDATRVSSYNPWLSLYWMVSGRTIGGSILYPEQNRLTRMEALTLYTRGSSWFSQEEGKKGSLAPGALADLAVLSSDYFTVPEEEIKGIESVLTVVGGKVVYGGEEFGNLVPPLPVSPDWSPVDRYGGYHKVDAQADVQPLHRGHAHTSLQRGWRFPPPGCDCFVY; from the coding sequence ATGAAGGGACCTGACCTGATTATATATAACGGCAGGATCAGCACGCTGGACGCCCAACGTCCCGAAGTCTCCGCCGTCGCGATCAGCGACGGCAAGGTGGAGGGTCTCGGCGGGGAGGAGCTGATCGCTGATGCCGACGAACATACGCAAAGGATCGATGCTGCGGGACGGCGGATAATCCCGGGGCTGAACGACTCGCACATCCACGTCATCCGGGGCGGGCTCAACTTCAACATGGAGCTGCGCTGGGATGGGGTGCCGTCGCTGGCGCTCGCCCTTGAAATGCTGAAAGAGCAGGCGAGACGGACCCCGCCGCCGCAATGGGTACGGGTGATCGGCGGCTGGACCGAGTTCCAGTTCAAGGAGCGGCGCATGCCCACCCTGGAGGAGTTGAACCTGGCGGCGCCCGACACCCCGGTCTTCGTGCTGCATCTCTACGACCGCGCCTTGGTGAACCGGGCGGCGCTGCATGTGCTTGGTTACGGCAAGGATACGCCTGACCCGCCGGGTGGGGTGATCGAGCGGGACAGAAACGGCAACCCGACCGGACTTTTGATTGCGAAACCGAACGCCATGCTGCTATACGCGAGCCTCGCCAAGGGGCCGAAGCTCGCCTTCGAGGACCAGATGAACTCCACGCGCCATTTCCTCAGGGAGTTGAACCGGCTCGGGCTAACGAGCGCCATCGATGCGGGAGGCGGCTTCCAGAACTACCCGGACGACTACCGGGTGATCAACGAGCTCGCCGACCGGGGTGAACTGCCGCTGCGCATCGCATACAACCTCTTTACCCAGCACCCCAAAGGTGAACTCGCCGATTTTTCGGAGTGGGTGACCATGACGGGACCGGGACAGGGGGACGATTTCCTTCGCATGAACGGGGCGGGCGAGATGCTGGTGTTCTCGGCGGCGGATTTCGAGGACTTCCTGGAACCTCGCCCGGACCTCCCGTCGGATATGGAGGGAGAGCTCGTGCAGGTGGTACGGCTTCTGGTCGAGAAGCGCTGGCCCTTCAGACTCCACGCCACCTACGACGAGTCGATCACGCGCTTCCTCGACGTTTTCGAGGCGGTGCACCGCGTCGTTCCTTTCGCAGGGCTCCGTTGGTTCTTCGATCACGCGGAGACTATCTCGGCCAGGAATCTGGAGCGGGTCGCCGCACTCGGCGGCGGCATCGCGACCCAGAACCGCATGGCCTTCCAGGGCGAATATTTCCTGGAACGCTACGGCGAGCGGCTCACGTCACACGCTCCCCCCATAAGGTCCATGCTGGAGATGGGGATTCCGGTGGGAGCTGGTACCGACGCGACGCGGGTGTCGAGCTACAACCCGTGGCTCTCGCTCTACTGGATGGTGAGCGGGCGAACCATTGGCGGAAGCATCCTTTACCCCGAACAGAACCGGCTGACCCGCATGGAGGCCCTAACCCTGTACACCCGCGGGAGCAGCTGGTTTTCCCAGGAGGAGGGGAAAAAAGGTTCCCTCGCTCCGGGCGCGCTGGCCGACCTCGCCGTGCTCTCGTCCGATTACTTCACGGTTCCCGAGGAGGAGATCAAAGGGATCGAGTCCGTGCTTACCGTCGTCGGCGGGAAGGTGGTGTACGGCGGAGAGGAGTTCGGCAACCTGGTCCCGCCCCTACCGGTGAGCCCGGACTGGTCGCCGGTGGATCGGTACGGGGGGTATCACAAAGTGGATGCGCAAGCCGACGTGCAGCCCCTACATAGGGGGCACGCCCACACCTCGTTGCAGAGGGGATGGCGCTTCCCACCCCCCGGATGCGACTGCTTCGTGTATTGA
- a CDS encoding YbhB/YbcL family Raf kinase inhibitor-like protein codes for MAGLRKQLLFLVVGMLCAALPLQAKEAKMSQMKLTSSAFSHSARIPAAFTCDGSDTSPPLAISGVPGEARSLALIMDDPDAPAGTWVHWVLWNIDPATREIAQGGVPHGAEQGMNSWRRKGYGGPCPPSGQHRYYFRLYALSERLNLPSNSTRKELDLAMRGKILAQTELLGLYAHK; via the coding sequence ATGGCCGGCCTGAGAAAACAGCTGCTGTTCCTTGTGGTGGGGATGTTGTGCGCCGCATTGCCGCTGCAGGCAAAGGAGGCAAAGATGTCGCAGATGAAACTGACCAGTTCCGCGTTCAGTCACTCGGCCCGCATTCCGGCCGCCTTCACCTGTGACGGCTCCGACACGAGCCCGCCGCTTGCCATCTCCGGAGTCCCCGGCGAAGCCAGATCCCTTGCCCTCATCATGGACGACCCCGACGCCCCGGCTGGGACCTGGGTGCACTGGGTGCTCTGGAATATCGATCCGGCCACCAGGGAAATCGCGCAGGGTGGCGTTCCCCACGGGGCCGAGCAGGGGATGAACAGCTGGCGGCGCAAAGGCTACGGCGGCCCGTGCCCGCCGTCCGGGCAGCACCGTTACTACTTCCGCCTCTACGCACTCTCCGAACGTCTGAACCTTCCCTCCAACAGCACGAGAAAAGAACTCGACCTTGCCATGAGGGGGAAAATCCTGGCACAGACCGAGCTCCTAGGTCTCTACGCGCACAAGTGA